From a single Chlamydia muridarum str. Nigg genomic region:
- a CDS encoding glycogen debranching protein, with the protein MGSLSIHLTTPLPLGAQKLSSDRYRFSLVAPRAQQVILVLLDPFSEIHEIPLSSTDHRTGAIWHIEISGISNEWSYAYKLRQSDSAFPNFSTNAYIADPYSKNIFSPQLFGSSKQPNDYTFSYLKQEDFDWEGDTPLRLPKENYFIYEMHVRSFTQDPSSQVTHPGTFLGIIEKIDHLKKLGVNAVELLPIFEFDETIHPFKNKDFPHLCNYWGYSSINFFCPSRRYTYGTDPCAPAREFKTLVKTLHRAGIEVILDVVFNHTGFEGTSCPLPWIDLESYYMVNDNGDLLNFSGCGNTVNTNTPIAIKWILDALRYWVQEMHVDGFRFDLAAVFSRDLQGVPRSLTPILQAISSDSILSETKLIAEPWDAGGLYQLGHFPSISTRWSEWNGCYRDHVKAFLNGDPHQVSSFASRISGSRDIYPAGNSTNSINYICSHDGFTLYDSVAYNHKHNEENGENNRDGTSANYSYNFGCEGETTDPNICQLRERQMKNFFLALFLSQGIPMIKSGDEYGHTAYGNNNHWCLDTKINHFLWDRLAERKEFFSFLCQIITLRTTHAELFNTNFLSEETITWLNSQGLPREWTPDHYLAFELKHPNYSLFIAFYSGNERIEIALPKLRQEHLAYEKIVDSTTGFFSQILSPKLSLEPYSSLVAISRKKKPIEPK; encoded by the coding sequence ATGGGATCTTTGTCTATTCACCTCACCACCCCGCTTCCCTTAGGAGCTCAAAAACTCTCTTCGGATCGTTATCGGTTCTCGCTGGTTGCTCCCCGTGCGCAACAAGTCATTTTAGTACTACTAGATCCTTTTTCTGAGATTCATGAAATCCCTCTTTCTTCTACAGATCATAGAACAGGAGCTATCTGGCATATAGAAATTTCAGGAATTTCAAACGAATGGTCTTACGCTTATAAACTTAGACAATCGGATTCCGCTTTTCCTAATTTCTCTACAAATGCTTATATCGCTGATCCGTACTCTAAAAACATTTTCTCTCCTCAGCTATTCGGATCATCTAAACAACCAAACGACTACACTTTTAGTTACTTAAAACAAGAAGATTTTGACTGGGAAGGGGATACTCCCTTAAGGCTTCCTAAAGAAAACTATTTCATCTATGAAATGCATGTTCGTTCGTTCACGCAGGACCCTTCTTCCCAAGTTACGCATCCAGGAACCTTCCTTGGCATCATAGAAAAAATTGATCATCTTAAAAAACTGGGTGTTAATGCTGTCGAATTGCTTCCTATTTTTGAGTTTGATGAAACTATTCACCCATTTAAAAATAAAGATTTCCCCCACTTATGTAATTACTGGGGGTACTCTTCGATTAATTTTTTCTGTCCTTCTCGCCGTTATACCTATGGAACAGATCCTTGCGCTCCTGCACGCGAATTTAAAACTTTAGTAAAAACATTACACCGCGCAGGGATAGAAGTTATATTAGACGTAGTTTTCAATCACACGGGATTTGAAGGAACAAGCTGCCCTCTCCCTTGGATAGATCTCGAGTCGTATTATATGGTCAATGACAATGGAGATCTTCTTAATTTTTCCGGATGTGGAAATACAGTAAATACAAATACACCTATAGCCATTAAATGGATTCTTGATGCTTTGCGTTACTGGGTTCAAGAAATGCATGTAGATGGATTTCGTTTTGACTTAGCTGCAGTATTTTCAAGAGATTTGCAAGGAGTTCCCCGCTCTTTGACTCCTATTCTGCAAGCAATATCGTCTGATTCCATTCTATCGGAAACCAAACTTATTGCAGAGCCTTGGGATGCAGGGGGACTCTATCAACTCGGGCACTTCCCTTCTATATCAACTAGGTGGAGCGAATGGAATGGGTGCTATCGCGACCACGTAAAAGCCTTCCTTAATGGGGATCCTCATCAGGTTAGTTCTTTCGCGTCTCGAATATCCGGATCTCGTGATATCTATCCTGCAGGAAATTCTACGAATTCTATTAATTATATTTGTTCTCATGACGGGTTCACTCTCTATGATAGCGTTGCCTATAATCACAAACATAATGAAGAGAACGGAGAGAACAACCGTGACGGAACTTCGGCAAATTACAGCTATAATTTTGGATGTGAGGGAGAAACTACTGACCCAAACATTTGCCAGTTACGTGAACGACAAATGAAAAATTTCTTTCTCGCCCTCTTTTTATCCCAGGGAATCCCTATGATAAAATCTGGCGATGAATATGGTCATACTGCTTATGGAAACAACAACCATTGGTGCTTGGATACTAAAATTAATCACTTCCTTTGGGATCGATTAGCTGAAAGAAAAGAATTTTTTTCTTTCCTGTGTCAAATCATTACTTTGCGTACAACGCATGCTGAACTATTCAACACAAATTTCTTATCAGAGGAGACAATAACCTGGCTAAATTCTCAAGGGTTGCCTAGAGAATGGACTCCAGACCACTATCTAGCATTTGAATTAAAACATCCCAATTACAGTCTATTTATAGCTTTCTACAGTGGAAATGAGCGTATTGAGATCGCTTTACCTAAACTAAGACAAGAACATCTAGCCTATGAGAAAATTGTGGATAGTACAACTGGCTTCTTTTCTCAAATCTTATCTCCTAAACTCTCATTAGAACCATATAGCTCTTTGGTGGCAATTAGTAGAAAAAAGAAACCTATTGAACCCAAATAA
- a CDS encoding type III secretion chaperone Slc1: protein MSRQNAEENLKNFAKELKLPDVAFDQNNTCILFVDGEFSLHLTYEEHSDRLYVYAPLLDGLPDNPQRKLALYEKLLEGSMLGGQMAGGGVGVATKEQLILMHCVLDMKYAETNLLKAFAQLFIETVVKWRTVCSDISAGREPSVDTMPQMPQGGSGGIQPPPTGIRA from the coding sequence ATGTCCAGACAGAATGCTGAGGAAAATCTAAAAAATTTTGCTAAAGAGCTCAAGCTCCCCGACGTGGCCTTCGATCAGAATAATACGTGCATTTTGTTTGTTGATGGAGAGTTTTCTCTTCACCTGACCTACGAAGAGCACTCTGATCGCCTTTATGTTTACGCACCTCTCCTTGACGGACTCCCAGATAATCCGCAAAGAAAGTTGGCTCTGTATGAGAAATTGTTGGAAGGCTCTATGCTCGGAGGCCAAATGGCTGGTGGAGGAGTAGGAGTTGCTACTAAAGAACAGTTGATCCTAATGCATTGCGTGTTAGATATGAAATATGCAGAGACTAATCTATTGAAAGCTTTTGCACAGCTTTTCATTGAAACTGTTGTGAAATGGCGAACGGTCTGTTCTGATATCAGCGCTGGACGAGAACCTTCCGTTGACACTATGCCTCAAATGCCTCAAGGAGGCAGCGGAGGAATTCAACCTCCTCCAACAGGAATTCGTGCGTAG
- a CDS encoding single-stranded DNA-binding protein, whose amino-acid sequence MLFGYLVGFLAADPEERMTSGGKRVVVLRLGVKSRVGSKDETVWCRCNIWNNRYDKMIPYLKKGSSVIVAGELSVESYMGRDGSPQASISVSVDTLKFNSGSSRPESRGSDEGRQRSNDNVSLGFEGESLDTEIALDKEVYAGFGEDQQYASEDVPF is encoded by the coding sequence ATGTTGTTCGGATATTTGGTAGGATTTCTAGCTGCCGATCCTGAAGAAAGAATGACGTCAGGGGGTAAACGGGTTGTTGTTTTACGTTTAGGCGTTAAATCCCGCGTGGGGTCTAAAGACGAAACAGTATGGTGCCGATGCAATATCTGGAATAATCGTTATGATAAAATGATCCCTTATCTGAAAAAAGGATCTTCAGTGATTGTTGCGGGAGAGCTTTCTGTAGAGAGCTATATGGGGAGAGACGGTTCTCCTCAAGCTTCTATCTCTGTAAGTGTAGACACACTGAAGTTTAATTCAGGGTCTTCTCGTCCTGAAAGTCGGGGTTCGGATGAGGGGCGTCAGCGATCTAATGATAATGTCTCTCTTGGATTTGAAGGAGAGAGTTTGGATACAGAAATCGCCCTTGATAAGGAAGTATATGCTGGATTTGGAGAGGATCAGCAATACGCTAGCGAGGATGTTCCTTTCTAA
- a CDS encoding leucyl aminopeptidase has product MVLLYSQASWDKRSKADALVLPFWMKNVKAQEAAVVDEDYKLVYQNALQNFSGKKGEAVFLFGNDKTKEQKIVLLGLGKSEEVSGTAILDAYAHVTTVLRKAKCKTVNILLPTISQLRFSVEEFLTNLAAGVLSLNYNYPTYHKVDASLPLLEKVTVLGIVPKVGDKIFRKEESLFEGVYLTRDLVNTNADEVTPEKLAAVAKGLAGEFASLDVKILDRKAILKEKMGLLAAVAKGSAVEPRFIVLDYQGKPKSKDRTVLIGKGVTFDSGGLDLKPGKAMITMKEDMAGAATVLGIFSALASLELPINVTGIIPATENAIGSAAYKMGDVYVGMSGLSVEIGSTDAEGRLILADAITYALKYCAPTRIIDFATLTGAMVVSLGEAVAGFFANNDVLARDLAEAASETGEALWRMPLVEKYDRALHSDIADMKNIGSNRAGSITAALFLQRFLEDNPVAWAHLDIAGTAYHEKEELPYPKYATGFGVRCLIYYMNKFLSK; this is encoded by the coding sequence GTGGTGTTGCTCTATTCTCAAGCGAGTTGGGATAAACGATCGAAAGCAGATGCGCTTGTTCTTCCTTTTTGGATGAAGAACGTTAAAGCTCAAGAGGCTGCAGTTGTTGATGAGGACTACAAGCTTGTCTATCAAAACGCATTACAAAATTTTTCTGGAAAGAAGGGGGAAGCTGTTTTTCTTTTTGGAAATGATAAAACCAAAGAGCAAAAAATAGTTCTTCTAGGGTTAGGAAAGAGCGAGGAGGTTTCCGGGACTGCAATTTTGGATGCCTATGCTCATGTTACTACAGTTTTACGAAAAGCTAAGTGTAAGACTGTAAATATTTTGTTACCTACTATTTCGCAGTTGCGTTTCTCTGTAGAAGAATTTTTGACGAATCTAGCTGCAGGAGTTCTTTCTCTTAACTATAACTATCCGACTTATCATAAAGTCGATGCCTCCTTGCCTTTATTAGAAAAAGTCACTGTATTGGGGATTGTTCCTAAAGTAGGAGACAAGATTTTTAGAAAAGAAGAGAGCTTATTTGAAGGAGTATATTTAACACGAGATTTAGTAAATACGAATGCTGATGAGGTAACTCCAGAAAAACTTGCTGCTGTTGCTAAGGGACTAGCTGGAGAATTTGCTAGTTTGGACGTCAAGATCCTTGATAGGAAAGCCATATTAAAAGAGAAGATGGGACTATTGGCCGCAGTCGCTAAGGGGTCGGCTGTTGAACCTCGGTTTATTGTTCTGGATTATCAAGGAAAACCTAAGTCAAAAGATAGAACGGTGCTCATTGGTAAGGGGGTGACGTTTGACTCCGGTGGATTAGATTTGAAGCCTGGTAAGGCGATGATCACTATGAAAGAAGATATGGCTGGAGCAGCTACAGTTTTGGGCATTTTTTCTGCATTGGCTTCTTTAGAACTCCCTATCAATGTGACAGGAATCATTCCTGCTACGGAGAACGCTATAGGATCTGCAGCTTATAAGATGGGAGATGTCTATGTGGGCATGTCTGGGCTGTCTGTAGAAATTGGAAGCACAGATGCTGAGGGAAGACTTATTTTAGCGGATGCGATTACCTATGCTTTGAAGTATTGCGCCCCTACGCGAATTATTGATTTTGCCACTTTGACAGGAGCCATGGTGGTTTCTTTAGGAGAAGCTGTAGCTGGATTTTTTGCTAACAATGACGTTTTGGCTAGGGATTTGGCAGAGGCTGCATCAGAGACTGGGGAGGCCCTTTGGAGAATGCCTTTAGTCGAAAAATATGACCGTGCTCTTCATTCAGATATTGCAGACATGAAAAATATCGGAAGCAACCGAGCAGGGTCCATTACTGCGGCTCTGTTTCTACAACGTTTTCTTGAAGACAATCCAGTAGCGTGGGCACATTTGGATATTGCTGGTACCGCTTACCATGAAAAAGAAGAGCTTCCTTATCCTAAATATGCAACAGGATTTGGTGTTCGTTGTTTAATTTATTATATGAACAAGTTTTTATCTAAATAG
- the hctB gene encoding histone H1-like DNA-binding protein Hc2, producing the protein MLGVQKKRSTRKTAARKTVVRKPAAKKTAAKKASVRKVAAKKTVARKTVAKKAVAARKPAAKKTAAKKAPVRKVAAKKTVARKTVAKKAVAARKTVAKKSVAARKTAAKKAPVRKVAAKKTVARKTVAKKAVAARKPAAKRTVSTKKTAVAAKAGVCMKKHKHTAACGRVAASGVKVCASSAKRRTHHNRSRTAHSWRQQLMKLVAK; encoded by the coding sequence ATGTTGGGAGTACAAAAGAAACGCAGCACAAGAAAGACGGCTGCAAGAAAGACTGTAGTACGTAAGCCTGCCGCTAAGAAGACGGCAGCTAAAAAAGCTTCGGTAAGAAAAGTTGCAGCTAAGAAGACTGTGGCTCGCAAGACTGTAGCTAAAAAAGCAGTAGCAGCTAGAAAGCCTGCCGCTAAGAAGACGGCAGCTAAAAAAGCTCCAGTAAGAAAAGTCGCAGCTAAGAAGACTGTGGCTCGTAAAACTGTAGCTAAAAAAGCAGTAGCAGCTCGCAAAACAGTAGCTAAAAAATCTGTAGCAGCTAGAAAGACGGCAGCTAAAAAAGCTCCAGTAAGAAAAGTTGCAGCTAAGAAGACTGTGGCTCGCAAGACTGTAGCTAAAAAAGCAGTAGCAGCTAGAAAGCCTGCCGCTAAAAGAACTGTCTCAACAAAAAAAACAGCCGTAGCAGCAAAAGCTGGAGTTTGTATGAAAAAACATAAACATACTGCAGCTTGCGGACGTGTAGCTGCTTCTGGAGTAAAAGTTTGTGCTTCCTCTGCTAAGAGAAGAACACATCATAATCGTTCTCGTACAGCTCATAGTTGGCGTCAGCAATTAATGAAGCTTGTTGCTAAATAG
- a CDS encoding DNA polymerase III subunit delta, translated as METCQNSVRIESIKDFIHHFENQRFKVFIIGSSFPEDKDIFLELYVSGRGRLFDGQRLVKQELLSWTDNFGLFTSKETIGIYQVEKMSSSLQEFIISYAHHPNPHLTLFLFTSKAEFFSAFSSKLPNALCLSLFGEYFAERDSRIAQVLIKRSMDVQLSCSLGVAKLFVSKFPQVGVFEIFSEFQKLICQIGGKSCLEASDVQSFVEKRESASLWKLRDALLRRDLSTGQSLMQSLVSDLGEDPLAILNFLRSQYLSGLRAIAEQSKDRKTQIFFAAGEQALLNGLNLFFHAESLIKNNVQDPILSLETMIARL; from the coding sequence ATGGAAACCTGCCAAAATAGTGTCCGCATAGAGTCTATAAAAGACTTTATTCATCATTTTGAAAATCAACGCTTTAAAGTGTTTATAATTGGCTCTTCATTTCCCGAAGACAAGGATATTTTTCTGGAACTTTATGTTTCCGGAAGAGGGCGACTATTTGATGGACAACGTTTAGTTAAACAAGAGCTTTTATCTTGGACTGATAATTTTGGGTTGTTCACTTCAAAGGAAACTATTGGTATTTATCAAGTTGAGAAGATGAGCTCCTCTTTACAAGAGTTTATCATAAGCTATGCTCATCATCCTAATCCGCATCTCACATTATTTCTTTTCACAAGTAAAGCAGAGTTCTTCTCAGCTTTTTCATCGAAGCTCCCTAATGCCCTTTGTTTATCTCTCTTTGGTGAGTATTTTGCAGAACGCGACTCTCGTATAGCACAGGTATTGATCAAGCGTTCAATGGATGTTCAACTGTCTTGTTCTTTAGGGGTCGCTAAGCTTTTCGTAAGTAAGTTCCCGCAGGTTGGAGTTTTTGAAATTTTTAGTGAATTTCAAAAGTTGATTTGTCAAATTGGGGGCAAGAGTTGTTTAGAAGCTTCAGACGTTCAATCGTTTGTAGAAAAAAGAGAATCTGCTTCTTTATGGAAATTACGGGATGCTCTTCTTCGTAGAGATCTCTCAACAGGGCAAAGTTTGATGCAATCTCTGGTATCTGATTTGGGAGAAGATCCTCTTGCTATTCTCAATTTTTTACGTAGCCAATATTTATCTGGGCTTCGAGCAATAGCGGAACAGTCGAAAGATCGCAAAACACAAATCTTTTTCGCAGCAGGAGAGCAGGCTCTTTTGAATGGATTAAACTTATTTTTTCATGCGGAGAGTTTGATTAAGAATAACGTGCAAGATCCCATTCTTTCTTTAGAAACCATGATTGCAAGACTGTAA
- a CDS encoding SAM-dependent methyltransferase, with protein MTLYLLPNTLGNKRVEDLPSIVGEIVRNKIQGLIVESDRGGRLFLSLWKVKDPHKFPLAVMSKNDTSVKACDFYLEPIIKKGESWGVISDAGLPCIADPGVRLVQRARSLGVPVQAVAGPCSITQALMLSGLPGQNFTFHGYLPQNPKERARYVRGCSGKAHTHICIETPYRNQYTFEALLDQLPAHGELCVAIDLMGDQEYVSTRSVAVWNQSSDLEEVRERLKKVPAIFLFVNSF; from the coding sequence ATGACGCTATATCTTCTTCCCAATACTTTAGGTAACAAAAGAGTGGAGGACCTTCCTTCTATTGTAGGAGAGATTGTCCGGAATAAAATTCAGGGATTAATAGTAGAAAGTGATCGTGGCGGTCGTTTGTTCCTAAGTTTATGGAAGGTTAAAGATCCGCATAAGTTCCCTCTTGCTGTAATGAGTAAGAATGATACTTCTGTTAAGGCTTGTGACTTCTATTTAGAACCTATTATTAAAAAGGGAGAGTCTTGGGGGGTTATTTCTGATGCAGGATTGCCATGCATTGCTGATCCAGGGGTAAGGCTCGTTCAAAGAGCTCGGTCATTAGGAGTGCCTGTTCAGGCTGTAGCTGGTCCTTGTTCCATTACGCAAGCATTAATGCTTTCTGGTCTACCTGGTCAGAATTTCACATTTCATGGCTATCTTCCTCAAAATCCTAAAGAAAGAGCTCGTTATGTACGGGGATGCTCGGGGAAAGCGCATACGCATATTTGCATAGAGACTCCTTATCGTAATCAATACACATTCGAAGCTTTGTTAGATCAGCTTCCAGCTCATGGAGAGCTTTGTGTTGCCATTGATTTGATGGGGGATCAGGAATATGTCTCGACACGTAGCGTTGCTGTTTGGAATCAATCTTCTGATCTAGAAGAGGTTCGCGAACGTTTGAAAAAAGTCCCCGCTATTTTTCTGTTCGTTAATTCTTTTTAG
- the hemW gene encoding radical SAM family heme chaperone HemW produces the protein MNGKTPLALYIHVPFCSKKCHYCSFYTIPYKEELVRSYCEAVIKEGLRKLAPLRCHYYIDTVFFGGGTPSLVPPSLIQDILTTLEAHSATEVTLEANPENLSQEYIRDLSQTAVNRISIGIQTFNDPLLKLLGRTHSSSKAIETFLLCSQYGFSNLSADLIYGLPTQSISDFITDLHQAITLPIQHISVYNLTVDPHTSFYKHRKSILPSIADEDSLAEMALKAEELLENHGFNRYELASYAKNHAESKHNTYYWTDKPFLGLGVSASQYLNGIRSKNFSRISHYLRAAHHHQPTAESMEELPPCERIKEALALRLRLCDPIPFCMFPEELVNEILMNPSIRPLFAINAQTFSLNKQGRLFHDSIAEEIMCSSFSF, from the coding sequence ATGAATGGTAAGACTCCTTTAGCTCTTTACATACACGTTCCTTTTTGCTCAAAAAAATGTCATTATTGCAGTTTTTACACGATCCCATACAAAGAAGAGTTAGTACGCTCTTACTGTGAAGCTGTGATTAAAGAGGGATTAAGAAAGCTAGCTCCTTTGCGTTGTCATTACTATATCGACACTGTATTTTTTGGAGGAGGGACGCCTTCATTAGTCCCGCCTTCCCTTATTCAGGATATTCTCACAACGCTGGAAGCTCATTCTGCGACAGAGGTCACCCTTGAAGCCAACCCCGAAAATCTTTCTCAAGAATATATCCGAGATCTGTCCCAGACCGCGGTTAATCGCATAAGCATTGGTATACAAACCTTTAACGATCCCTTGCTTAAATTACTTGGACGAACCCATTCCTCATCTAAAGCGATTGAGACATTCTTACTCTGCTCTCAATACGGCTTTTCTAACTTGTCTGCCGACCTTATTTATGGACTCCCCACGCAATCTATTAGCGATTTTATTACCGACCTTCATCAAGCAATTACTCTCCCCATCCAGCATATCTCCGTCTATAATCTTACCGTAGATCCTCATACCTCTTTTTACAAACATCGCAAGAGCATTCTTCCTTCCATAGCGGATGAGGATTCTTTGGCAGAAATGGCACTAAAAGCCGAAGAACTTTTAGAGAATCATGGATTTAATCGATATGAACTAGCCTCTTATGCAAAAAACCATGCAGAATCTAAACACAATACCTACTACTGGACTGATAAACCTTTTTTAGGATTGGGAGTCTCAGCTTCGCAATATCTTAACGGCATCCGATCTAAAAATTTTTCTCGGATTTCCCATTATCTAAGAGCCGCGCATCACCATCAACCAACTGCAGAATCTATGGAAGAGCTCCCTCCCTGCGAGCGCATTAAAGAAGCTCTAGCCTTACGTCTTCGTCTCTGTGATCCCATTCCTTTTTGCATGTTTCCTGAAGAGCTGGTTAATGAAATTTTAATGAACCCATCTATACGTCCTCTATTTGCAATAAATGCCCAAACATTTTCATTGAATAAACAAGGCCGACTTTTTCATGATTCTATAGCAGAAGAAATCATGTGTTCTTCTTTTTCATTTTAA